The Molothrus aeneus isolate 106 chromosome 10, BPBGC_Maene_1.0, whole genome shotgun sequence genomic interval ACCCTGATTGGCCACAGTTGGACAAGCCAAGCTTGTGATTGGTGGAGAGAATGCAAGGTGTGCCATGATTGGCTGAGCAAAGTGGGGCAGATCTCGCGGTTGTGATGGCTGGAAGGCTCCACATCCCCATTCCTGGGAGGGTTTGGAATGGGGAGAATGCACACCAGGATTGGTTGGATGGAATCGTAACTGTCCAAGATTGACTGCACAGACATTGGCCCAACATGACTGGCCAAGCAGAATCTTGCCAGGTCCCTGATTGGTTCAGAGAActcctgccaggctctgattggctgggaggagctgtgcccaggctgcgATTGGCTGCAGCTTACCACAATGGAAATGCGGACGCGTTTGGCCTTGTGAtaggctgtgccctgggcctGGCCCGTGGGAGAGACAGCAGttaggggatgggatgggatgggatgggatgggatgggatgggatgggatgggatgggatgggatgggatgggatagaaAATGATggaaagggatgggaagggacaggCAGGGTTGAACAGGAAtgggcagggctctggaggGCCAGGCAAGGCCATTCAGGGATGGGAAGGGCTGGGTAGGGCCAGGCAAGGCCATTCAGGGatgggaagggctgggcagggacaggctctCACCTCGGTGGGCTCTGTGGCAGCGTTGGCACAGAAGAGGCTCTTGAGGGCGATGCCAGTGTGGTCAGTGCTGCCAGCTGCGGAAGGAGAGGGGGTGTCagtggcagggacacaggggccAGGGGCCACATGCAGACTCACCTGGGGGGCTGTCggctgggctgctgggcacCCGCTTCAGTGCTGGCTTCAGGGGCTTGCGGAGTGCGGCGCGGGCAGGGGTGCCTGAGGAGGTCTCTGTGCTGATCTGTGGGGGATGGGGTGGTAGGGTGATGGTGGTGGGGGGCACCCTGACCAGGCATCCCCCAGGACAGTTGCAGCCCTCACCTGGAAGCGGATGCTGGAATCGGAGAGCCGGTGCCCATCCTCAGGCATCACCTTCTGCCGCAGTGCCAGCAGCCGGCgctgggggctgagctgggtgtTGAGCAGGGCCCCCACCTGCGCCCGCTCAATGGAGCCCAGCAGGATCATGGACTCTGCCAGACACAGCAAGGCACCATGCTGGATCCTGATGTTCCCTCTGCCACCCACCCATGGCGCACTCCACGGCTGCCGTGGATGCTGGCAGAGCCCCTGCCTGTGTCTCACCAGCTGACTCCACCAGTGGCAGGTTCTTCATCTTGGTGCTGTGCAGGACCTGCTGCAGGTCCCGGTACTTGCAGTTGAGGGTGACGTAGCGGATGTCCCGCACCATGATGTCCTCCACCCGCACGTTGTATTTCCTGCACAGGACAAGAACAGCGGCCTCAGAGTGATGCCACCACCTCCCCTTGTGCCTCGGTGAGGGGTCTGGGgttgggacaggggacacaatCTCACTCGTGgtggccccagcccagctcagggaggTAGGGAAGCTTCTTGATGCGGATGATGCTGTCGTAGAGGGAGGGCTGGAGGCTCTGGGCGACGGCATTGGCCAGGATGACAGCAATCATGACCGGCAGGATGTGAGAAATCTGCCCCGTCAGCTCGAAGACGATGACGGCCGTGGACACCGTGTGGGTGACAGCGCCCGACAGTGCGGCCGCTCCTGGGGCCACCGCCAGGAGATGGGGGAGGGCTGTCAGGTATTGCCCACCAGGCTTGGTCCCTGCCCTGGGTTCCCCCCTACAGGGCATCCACCACATATGAGGAGCCCTTGGGACCATGTGGGGACATTCCCAGTGGTGGCATCACTCCCAGTTCCAGGGATCATCACCTCAGCTGTGGGGCAGCATCTCCAAATGATGCCCACCATGGTGTCCCCATTCCAGCTCAGAGCTTACCCACCACGGCGTAGCCCCCCGGCACGATGCGGTAGATGTTGCTGTCTGTGTGGATGCCATCAGGGAACCAGGCTGCCATGCTCTCCCCCACCAGGCGCCCAAAGGCTGCccctgcaggcagagaggggctgggaatgggctcAGGGCTCTCCCAGTACCCAGCCCAGCCTCAtgccctctcctctgcctgatgctgccagggaaggggacaTCTGGAGGCGCCCACAGGTGCCCAGTATGGGCTGAGAGGTGGCTCCCTCCTCCCACTGTGCCCACACAGGGGGCAGGGTCTCACCAATGACGAAGACAGGCATGAAGGCTCcacagggcactgggatggtAGTGGCCAAGGCTGACATCCAGAACTGTGGAGCAGACACCCATTAGTTGCCCTCCctgacccagccctgcctcctgcccctgctgtgaccctcagctgggggctgtggagcagcacGTGGACACCACACCCTGCAACGCGGCATGGGCTCCTCCCAGGGGcaccctgccagctcctccctggtgGCACTTGGTGGCATCTGGCCAGCACCTCCCTGGTGGCATGATGGTGGCTCCCAGCCAAGATCTCTTTGATGGCATGCCAGCACCACCCAGCAAACACCTTGGTGGACTCTTGGAGCAGCCACCCAGTGCCTTCTGGTGCCTCTTTTCTGGTAACAATCTGGCACCTCCCTGATGGCATCCAAAAAATCCTCTCCATAACCTCCTGGTTGTACTTTGGGGATGACAGGGGAAGTAGGCACCTACCTTCATGAGGATGAAGACAACAAGCGTGACGAAGACATtggagcggggatggagccaggcCTCCAGGATGCCCAAGTACTCAAACTCATCATTGATCCCCTGCTTGGCCCACGTCTGGTTGTCAAAGAGTGTCACCAGGGTGTCCTTCTGGGTGAGCTGGTGATGGGCAGGGGTCAGCTGGGGCTTGTGGTGGCCCTGGGGTGGGGACTAGTGTGCCACCCCATGGCGGGTACCTGGCCAGCCATGAACTGTCCAAAGCCGGGCGGGAAGGTCAGCGTGGAGATGATCAGCGTCACCAGGGCGGGAAAGAGCAGGCgcctggcagggtggcacagagcagggggtgATTTTGgtgcagcccagctccaccaccctgctgctggggactgCTGGGCACCTACTTCTTCATGAGGAAGCGGTTGATGGCCTTCTGGCGGCGCATGAACTGCACGATCTTGCGGTTGAGGTAGACAAAGAGTGCGCCCCCGAAGCCGCTGGCGATCCTGGGCAGAGCCAAGGGAAGAGgtgtcctgctgccaccaccagcaccaccagcgCCACCACTGCCACCCCTGGGGCCATGGGGTGGGTGCTGAGACAGCCGCACTCACCCGATGACAGCAaaggcaggcagctcctgcaggtcgAAGGGGAAGTCGAGGCGGAAGCGGGTTTTGAACAGTGCCGTGATTGTCTCTGGGGGATGGTGGGGCTCAgtagggctgggcaggggaccCCTGTGCCCTCACCCTGCCTGAGGTACCTTCATCCTTGTTCCAGACAGCGAGGACACGGAAGATGAAGGCGCTGAAGGTGGCAGCGAAGAAGCCACGCCAGTAGTTGCGGACGGCAAAGAAGGTGGAGGTGACCTCGATGCTGAAGAGGACGCCTGGCATGGGGGGAAGAGCACAAGGGAGGTGGAGAAACCCAGGCAGGCCCTGGTGCCTGGCATGCTTCCCACCCGGAGTCCACACTCGTGCACAGCCCACGGGGGTCTGGCTGCCCCACGGACACACTGTGGGGCGGTTCAAGGGATTCCCTGGCAAAGCACAGGCCAgtccctgctgggcacagagggcacagcaCAGTGGGCACAGCACGAGcaacagggcagcacagggataTGGGTAGCGACAcgaggggtggcactgggagggagtGGGGTGCAcacagatggacagacagacagggcaGCAGGCAAAGGGCAAGGAAAGAGTCAGACACGTCACCAACCTACGGGCAGGGCTCAGCAAGGCTGGAGCGGGGAGctccctggagcacagggcgGCAGGGGAGAGGACAAGAGCAGACGTTACACATCTGGGAGGGTGCTGCCcgctcctcccttcctcctccctgctgagcagcactgccctCTCCCATGCCAGCTGTCCCGGGGGTCCTGCTTGCCTCTCCAGGTGGACCCTGCTGCCTGGGTGGGAGGTGTGGGGGTTGTGGGGCGGCCTGGGGTGACCCTACCTCCGATGGGGGCGGCGAAGCAGCAGCCAACACcgacagcacaggcagctgccagcattTCAATGTTTCTTGCCTCATTCTGTGAGGGAGACAGGAGTGAGTGGGCACTGCCCCCCAACCCTAGGCACTGCCAAACCTGCTGGTAGGCACAGGTTGATCCTTCTGGGGCCAGTCTGCCTTGCTCACCTCGTAGAAGCCCccaaagagggagaggaagCGGCTGAGCAAGGCTGCACACATGCTGGCAATGTGGACAAAGGGACCCTGAAAGAACAAAGGGAGACTGAGGACATTGCCCTCAGCCTCACTCCCTGGTCCCCggctcccctgccctggcactgccctcacCTCCTTGCCCAGGGGCATGCCGCTGCCCAGGGCACACGTCAGTCCGATCACCTTAGCCACAAAGGTCTTGAGGGTGAGGTACTCCTTGAGCACGACGCCCCGCAGGATGGTCTTCATCTCGGGGATCCCTGAGCCTGGTGGTGTGGGGACAGCCTTGACCCATAGCCATGAAGGGGGGACGCTGTCCCACGGTTCTGGGGGCTAACCCTTGATGCTTTGCCACACCCCACTGCCACAGGGAGGTCCCAGATACTCCTCTTCCCACAGTACAATTGGCAGGGTCACCCCCATGGTTATGTAGGCACAGCTCaacccacagccccacagggaccccaatTTCATAGCCCCCAGGAGATCCTCTGAAAATCAGGTCCTAGCCCTAGGAAGACCCCCACGCCTGCAAGCCTCATAGCCCAGGAGGAAATCCACCCCTTAACTCACAGGAGATTCTCTGAAGTTCTCTGAAGACCTCTCTCTCATAGGCCTTAGAAGATCCCCAACCCCATAGCTCAGGATGGCATCCAAACCATAGTCCCTAGGAGACCCTCTGAAGACCAGCCCATATCCCTAGAAAGACTCCCAGGACCTCCAgggacacacccaggcacagccccagggaacGGACACCCTGTTTAGGGTGCAGGCAGCCCCTTGATGCCCTACCCACGGCCTGGGGGGCAAGGATCTGTGTGAAGCCAGCTGAGAAGGTGATGAGCACAGTGGGGTAGGTGACCCAGGCCATGTATTGCAGCAGCACGTTGGTGTCCAGGCCCCCGTACATCCACTTCTGAGCTGTGGGGACAGCCAGTCAGATGGGTGGTGGGTGGCAAGGCACACGGCATGGCCCCATGGCACATGGCATGGCCCTATGGCATggccactccctgccatggccccAGGAGCCCACTGGTACTTGCCTACCTTGGAGGCATGTGGCGATGGCGAAATCCATGGCCCAGCTGACCAGTGCCATGACCAGTCCCAGCAGTATGAGGAAGACCCAGTCCTCACCCACCTTGGAGATAAGGAACCGCTGGCACTGCAAGGCGCAGACTGTGGACACAAGGGCAGGTTCAAGGCTGGAcgccccagggatgggcacactGAGGTGGCAGaagcaggctggcagcagcactgacccAGCAGCGctgacccagcacagctggcactgtttggtgcaggagcactgctgtgtccagctgtcaCGGCCAACTGACTGCACAGTCACACACTGGGCATGCACCTCCCACTAGCACGGCCTCCCTGGCACGGCCCCAGGTACAGGGGCTGGGGGCCCCCATCCCCGCAGCGTGCCCGGCTATTTCGGGCCattgtgtccctgctgcccggCGGGCAGGTGGCATTGTCCTCGGCGCCGGTGTCCCATGACAGCCACAGAAACTCTACCCGCGGCACCGAGGTGGGGTGGGAGCCGTGTCcgactgtgctgctgtgggtggggctgtgcccaccgGTGTCCGTGTCCCGGTGACCCTTACCCCGACAGAGGCCACAGCGGCCCTGGGTGTACTCCAGCAGCTCGGAGGGGTGGCGGGGCTGGGGCGTGTCCCCCTCCTGCAGCCGCAGCCGGGCTGCCTCGTCCTTGGCAAAGGTGCCCAAGTCCTGCGTGTAACGCCCGTACATCTGGGGGAGAAGGACAGACAGCAGTGTCAGGGCGGCTGGTGCCCCAACCCCGGCAGCCAAGTGGGGAAACTGAGTCAGGGCAGCAGTGGGCATACTGGCATGGCCTGCCAGGTGAGGGAACAGCCATTGCATCCCAAGGCAAAGGGGTGGAGGCACCTGTGGGAGTGCCCGACTGCCCTCCAGGGCGTgggaaggagccaggcagaTAAGGTGAGTGTGGATCAATGGTGATTGTTTTGCCTGCATGCCCCAAGCAGGCAGCTGAAACGTTGGTACCAGTCtctggccctgcccaggtgccccaggCACTGCACTGGGGTGGAGGGTGTGGAAGGGCCTCCGGTGATGGGAGCGTGGCCAGCTTGGCTGGGAGACTCTCTGAGGGCTGGtactggggctgtgctggagctttGCAGGCACCACCCTCCGACATTGCTAAGAGCAAGGCTGGGATACTCCCTCCAAATGCAGCCTTGGCAGGTCATATGTGTCACGAGCTGGCTGgtctcagctggcagcagggagaccTGCTGAGAGGACAGTGAGGGATAGGAGGTACCCCCAGTTCCAGGAGAGAGGGAGCACAACATCAAGCCCAGGGCAGACCCTGGGCTGTGAAGAGGGGGATCACATAGGGATCACCCCCCTTTCCTCGGgtgcctcctgcctggctgtggcacgtggcctggccctggcagggggtggccctggcagtgcccctcATGCTGGCCAGGAGCTCTTTGTGCCCGTGTTCCCCGCTGAGCCGGGGGCATTTGTCCCGCGCTGGCGGGCACTGCCAAGGACTCGGTTGCTTGGTTTCCGCCTCACTCCCCCCGCACGACCTGAATGCCAAGCGCCAGAGGTTGGCCCGGCACAAAGGGAGGCTTCAGGACCGCGggggccctgccaggctcccacGTCGGGACAACGTGAGCCCCATGCTGATGGCGTGCCCACCCGCCGTGCCGTGCCAGCGCAGCGCGTGGCTGCCCAGCCGGGGCGCAGCCGCCCTGCTCCTGGCATGGCCCGTGCCAGCACCACGGGTGGGCACCGCGCTCGGCACGTGGGCAGCCAGCCCCGGCTGCTGGAGGCAGTGCCCACCCTGCATGCCCGGGTGCTGTTCACAGCCCCCTGGCACATGGCAGCTCCCCGTGGGGATGGTGTGAAGGTGCACTGCAGACGGGGCAGCGCTCCTGCCCAGGTCCCTTGGGCAGAGAGCAGACAGCAGTCAGAGCGGCGCCGGGTGGATTCTCTGCTGTCTAATACCCAGGTTGTGCCCAGCAGCGGGAGGGAGGGTGGGGATGTAGGCACAGAGAGGAGGGTGAACTAAGTTCCATTGCTGACCCTCTCCTGGCAtggattttcccccaaactCCTGCTCAGCATGGGCTCAGAGGCTCCTTGCCCTGTGGAAGAGAGCTGGGGGGAAAGGCATGACCACCTTGAGGGGCCAAATCCAGCATCGGCTGCCAGAGGAGGACCCCGGCCCCGCACGGGGTCTTGAATTCAAAGGCTCCCTTCGGAAAAAGCTTGTTTGCTCTGGAAGATGAAATGGGCCGGCACCCCAGGAGTGCTGTCACCCTGCCAAGCACTTGCCTGCCTGGCCCCACGGCTGACCC includes:
- the CLCN2 gene encoding LOW QUALITY PROTEIN: chloride channel protein 2 (The sequence of the model RefSeq protein was modified relative to this genomic sequence to represent the inferred CDS: inserted 5 bases in 4 codons), giving the protein MAMSLGVTVCRXSSHIRPGGTHRKAAPXPTPAPCTCGKGSTVSRGSRPVVTXRQLLPPPAPTGCPGVPSWXKATVDGVQPQDRASCRTPPDPAGHRVPSAAGPGNGRRRCRALPAEAERGRSLPRAVPRARPARSGRSRGRRGHRQRHRHRDGAERSGGSGGTMASESEAQRALQYEQTLMYGRYTQDLGTFAKDEAARLRLQEGDTPQPRHPSELLEYTQGRCGLCRVCALQCQRFLISKVGEDWVFLILLGLVMALVSWAMDFAIATCLQAQKWMYGGLDTNVLLQYMAWVTYPTVLITFSAGFTQILAPQAVGSGIPEMKTILRGVVLKEYLTLKTFVAKVIGLTCALGSGMPLGKEGPFVHIASMCAALLSRFLSLFGGFYENEARNIEMLAAACAVGVGCCFAAPIGGVLFSIEVTSTFFAVRNYWRGFFAATFSAFIFRVLAVWNKDEETITALFKTRFRLDFPFDLQELPAFAVIGIASGFGGALFVYLNRKIVQFMRRQKAINRFLMKKRLLFPALVTLIISTLTFPPGFGQFMAGQLTQKDTLVTLFDNQTWAKQGINDEFEYLGILEAWLHPRSNVFVTLVVFILMKFWMSALATTIPVPCGAFMPVFVIGAAFGRLVGESMAAWFPDGIHTDSNIYRIVPGGYAVVGAAALSGAVTHTVSTAVIVFELTGQISHILPVMIAVILANAVAQSLQPSLYDSIIRIKKLPYLPELGWGHHEKYNVRVEDIMVRDIRYVTLNCKYRDLQQVLHSTKMKNLPLVESAESMILLGSIERAQVGALLNTQLSPQRRLLALRQKVMPEDGHRLSDSSIRFQISTETSSGTPARAALRKPLKPALKRVPSSPADSPPAGSTDHTGIALKSLFCANAATEPTEEEMILGDKMTPTEILEWEEQQLDQLVDFSSAKIDPAPFQLVEHTSLHKTHTIFSLLGLDHAFVTSIGRLVGMVSLKELRKAIEGSLTGKGVKVRPPLASFRDSTASTSEADTTALHQLWDRHQHHHMPREAGPGGDEDDDTPKGQ